In Bombus fervidus isolate BK054 chromosome 13, iyBomFerv1, whole genome shotgun sequence, a single genomic region encodes these proteins:
- the LOC139993530 gene encoding transmembrane protein 164 → MFEWAYDGVNASIPRNVGPECAYYLSPKRRIIETLIISIFIISFLVWGYKRIKLPTKVSYVNHDCVGRRVLLIIMSLVLGMEIGFKFTSRTVVYILNPCHVTTAVQLYLLAADPSPTVTAIFRIHLNFLNGPVLAYLFPETESRRIFADKAMYYIQHGLMVVIPYYLLRIGGVYNVEPLSDMSWSVFSYGINLAYHFWVIQAIALPIQVNLSHMLCAAILDPFEGQYYRVWTFIHQGLLCPLLSKLFSFASNFLLTKFPPTRVKPTLDCVLAKNNKVDDNEKVYEDANTSGNGHTHVN, encoded by the exons ATGTTTGAATGGGCATACGATGGTGTTAATGCTTCGATACCACGCAATGTGGGACCAGAATGTGCATATTACCTAAGTCCAAAGCGAAGAATCATTGAAACATTGATCATATCCATATTCATAATATCCTTCCTTGTTTGGGGCtataaacgaattaaattGCCAACTAAAGTATCATATGTAAATCATGATTGTGTTGGTAGAAgagtattattaattattatgtcATTAGTACTAGGAATGGAAATTGGTTTTAAGTTTACCAGCAGGAcagttgtatatatattaaatccTTGCCATGTAACCACAGCTGTACAG TTGTATTTACTGGCAGCAGATCCTAGTCCTACAGTCACAGCTATCTTCAGGATACATTTGAACTTTTTGAATGGACCAGTTTTAGCATATTTATTCCCAGAGACAGAATCTCGCAGA ATATTTGCTGATAAAGCAATGTACTATATTCAGCATGGTTTAATGGTAGTGATACCGTATTACTTACTGAGGATCGGAG GTGTGTATAATGTGGAACCTTTATCAGACATGAGCTGGTCCGTTTTCAGTTATGGAATAAATTTAGCTTATCATTTCTGGGTTATCCAAGCCATTGCTTTG CCAATACAAGTGAACCTTAGTCATATGTTATGTGCAGCTATTCTTGATCCTTTTGAAGGTCAATATTATCGAGTATGGACGTTTATTCATCAAGGATTACTGTGTCCATTGTTATCCAAGTTATTCAGCTTTGCGTCGAATTTCTTATTAACGAAGTTTCCGCCAACTAGAGTAAAACCGACGCTTGATTGCGTACTTGCAAAAAACAATAAAGTGGATGATAATGAGAAAGTATATGAAGATGCAAATACTTCAGGAAATGGACATACTCACGTAAATTAG